The genome window AATCTCCTGTATTAAACCAACCCTCGTGAAATTTCTGAGACGTATTTTCAGGATCTCTGAAATATTCTCTAACTACTGAATTCCCCTTCAACCAGAGAATGCCCTCTTTTCCTTCTGAGATAACATTGTTATTTTCATCCCGCAATTCATATTCAAAACCTGGCAATAGTGTTCCTACCGTACCTATTTTTCGCCTCGTAACATCGGGATTTACAGCAACCACAGGAGAACATTCCGTTAATCCGTAGCCCTCCATAACATTAACCCCGAAATATTCTTTAACGCGAGCATCAAGAGCCACTGGGAAACGGTCCCCACCACTCACTATCGTAGAAACATGTTTAGGCACGTTACCATTCGTTCGTACTGCTGCAGCTACTAATAAAGCAATCATAGCCGGTACAGCAACTATGAAATTAACTTTCGCAGCAGAAATAGCCTTTAATGTTCTATCTGGAGGCATAAAAGATGGAACAATCGCTTGACGTGCACCTTTTAAAAGAGGCAAAAGTCCGCTTGTTGAATATCCTAGAGTGTGGAAATTAGGTAAAGCATTGAGCAGTACGCATTCGTCAGCTTCAAAAGCAGAAAAATGAAGAGCTGCCGCTTCCACATTGCTGTAAATATTCTCGTGACTCAAAGGAACCGCTTTGGGTAAACCTGTTGTACCTGAAGTATAAAATAAGACAGCTACATCATCATTGGAGGGAGTCTGACACACTCCCTTAAAAGAAGGCATTTGTCCATCTATATTTGCAGGAATCACTGGAATTTGCGTCTTTTGCAAGGTTTCCATATCCAAAGGAATAGAATCTGGTACAACAATAACGAAGGGTTCTGCATGCTTTATGCTCCGTTTAAGAGATTGCGGCCCTGCTAACATATTCAGGGGAACAATTGCTCCCCCCAGATGCCAGCATGCGACGGAAAGAGCCAAGAGAAGGGGACAATTAGGAAGCAATGTTACAATTCTCTGGCCAGAACTAAAACCTGATTCTGTGAGAATTTTTTCAACAGATGACGTAATATCATAAAAACGTTTTCTACTCCACCATTCGTCTTTCCACCATATATAATCTCTGTCCGGAGCTTCGAGGCAAAGATTACCAACAACATCACTCAAATTTTTCCCCATTTAATAAAGCCTCCCCCTATACCCGGTTGTATGTGTGTTTAACGTTTTCTTAATGTAAGCCAGTGAACAACAGCTTCTATGCAACTCCAAAGCTCAAGTACAACGTGGGAGACAGCCCCATACCCTATTTCCCACCCTGTTTGAGACGTCTCTTTTAATGATTCTGCATCAATACAACTCCATAACCCCTTCTCCAAGGAATCTTGGGATGATATAGATAGATAAGGAACAGAATATCCCCTTGCTTTTCCTCCTCTATCAAAGAAAATTCCTCGAGTAAAGGCATTGATATGATATTTTAAAGACTCTCTCTGGGACATATTAAAATTATACTTGCTTTCAAAATCGAAAAGTGAGAGACCTTCATAAGAACGATCTTGAGAAAGAGCAAAGCGACTGCCAAAAAGAGGAGCCGCTCCACCATTGACAAATATTGGTTTTCGG of Aminobacterium sp. MB27-C1 contains these proteins:
- a CDS encoding AMP-binding protein, with the translated sequence MGKNLSDVVGNLCLEAPDRDYIWWKDEWWSRKRFYDITSSVEKILTESGFSSGQRIVTLLPNCPLLLALSVACWHLGGAIVPLNMLAGPQSLKRSIKHAEPFVIVVPDSIPLDMETLQKTQIPVIPANIDGQMPSFKGVCQTPSNDDVAVLFYTSGTTGLPKAVPLSHENIYSNVEAAALHFSAFEADECVLLNALPNFHTLGYSTSGLLPLLKGARQAIVPSFMPPDRTLKAISAAKVNFIVAVPAMIALLVAAAVRTNGNVPKHVSTIVSGGDRFPVALDARVKEYFGVNVMEGYGLTECSPVVAVNPDVTRRKIGTVGTLLPGFEYELRDENNNVISEGKEGILWLKGNSVVREYFRDPENTSQKFHEGWFNTGDLVRIDDEGYITIIDRVSDIIIVGGFNVYPQEVEEILNNYPGIKESAVVGIPHSISGQIVKAFIIRDDPAVTTKELMAYCRKQLAHYKVPRLYEFVEDFPRNSLGKVLRRKLREG